A DNA window from Desertifilum tharense IPPAS B-1220 contains the following coding sequences:
- a CDS encoding GAF domain-containing protein, whose amino-acid sequence MRTSLPNCANSNNQCSMNPQLPPSEFDWLAICQHSRRLLMAVVEPNDFKLQFANAAFCHLAGIQPLQGVDSHSPTPLLSFLSTEDRLVLRQLYQRHVFYQMICQLQPQLLQASWMATLLNLIEEPIVVALTSPTYSEPRFIQFWLNSERLHVESTGAQADRLIETAIAKGDSAVLQAALMGKKALRLEGYRISGSLLLEGLDVTDRETIRQLTQLLINRDSILTPKKFNEVNRLLRSLFQANNVLILRSENTQAQISLGTAYDALEHCVYSMASLKGSHFLRAAKANQVQIVGDLSTDCPTDCEAMLLQQGWRSLLLIPLGVATAESSDSGQLLGLVALLSDRPNQFTPQDTKNASELILALTSALRQASQQQFAHIHPAVAWRFLQEAERRSWGLLPQPIIFANVYPLYGISDIRGSSQERNRAIQADLIEQFRLGLAIVEAVCQSQDTALGKQLQQDLLSYIKRLEEKITVDAEITAIQYLKAHLEIYFDYFAQCGEAAKTAVEAYRQACKNVHQCVYQARSQYDRMVNEVNTQLQQTWDRWQMRMQKISPHYCDCELTDGIDHMIYTGASIDPKFTPFHLHSLRYEQLRAVCECARTALKIQAQYDTQLELTHLVLAQDITVDIIHDEKTEKTFDVRGTRDTRYEIVKKRIDKALDSSSRDRITQPRMLTIVYSTEEEWQEYQQYLQYLIRESWLAPEIESGAVESLQGVEGLKFARVRILPENP is encoded by the coding sequence ATGCGAACATCCTTGCCTAATTGTGCCAACTCCAACAATCAGTGCAGTATGAATCCCCAGTTGCCACCTTCAGAATTTGACTGGCTGGCAATTTGTCAGCATTCCCGGCGCTTATTAATGGCGGTTGTTGAACCCAATGATTTTAAATTGCAATTTGCCAATGCTGCCTTTTGTCACCTAGCGGGCATTCAACCGCTTCAGGGGGTAGATTCTCATTCGCCCACCCCGTTATTAAGTTTCCTGTCAACCGAGGATCGCCTCGTGTTGCGCCAACTTTATCAGCGCCATGTTTTTTATCAGATGATTTGCCAACTCCAGCCTCAGCTTCTCCAAGCGTCTTGGATGGCAACCTTATTAAACTTAATTGAAGAACCGATTGTGGTGGCGCTGACGAGTCCAACCTATAGCGAACCCCGCTTTATCCAATTTTGGCTGAATTCAGAACGCCTGCACGTTGAATCGACGGGAGCGCAAGCCGATCGACTGATTGAAACAGCGATCGCCAAAGGGGATAGCGCTGTTTTGCAGGCGGCTTTGATGGGGAAAAAAGCCCTGCGACTTGAGGGATATCGCATTAGCGGTTCGTTACTCTTAGAAGGGTTGGATGTCACCGATCGCGAAACCATTCGCCAGTTGACTCAACTGCTGATTAACCGCGATTCAATTCTCACTCCCAAGAAGTTTAATGAAGTCAATCGCTTGTTGCGATCGCTCTTTCAGGCGAATAATGTCCTCATTTTGCGCTCGGAAAATACCCAGGCGCAAATCTCCCTAGGAACCGCCTACGATGCCCTAGAACATTGCGTCTATTCAATGGCTTCTTTAAAGGGTTCGCACTTTTTACGGGCTGCCAAAGCCAATCAGGTGCAAATTGTGGGCGATTTGAGTACCGATTGTCCCACAGACTGCGAGGCGATGCTCTTGCAGCAAGGATGGCGATCGCTGTTGTTAATTCCTTTGGGGGTAGCCACTGCCGAAAGTAGCGATAGCGGGCAATTATTGGGCTTAGTCGCCCTATTGAGCGATCGCCCCAATCAATTTACCCCCCAAGATACAAAAAACGCCAGCGAACTGATCCTGGCTTTAACCTCTGCCTTGCGCCAAGCCTCCCAACAGCAGTTTGCTCACATTCATCCGGCGGTAGCATGGCGATTTTTACAAGAAGCCGAACGCCGCAGTTGGGGTTTACTCCCGCAACCGATTATTTTTGCTAACGTTTATCCGTTATACGGTATCTCTGATATCCGGGGTTCTTCCCAAGAACGCAACCGCGCCATTCAAGCCGATTTAATCGAACAATTTCGCCTCGGACTTGCGATTGTTGAAGCGGTTTGTCAGTCTCAAGATACGGCACTGGGCAAGCAACTGCAACAGGATTTACTCTCCTATATCAAACGCCTGGAAGAAAAAATCACCGTTGATGCCGAAATTACCGCCATTCAATACCTCAAAGCCCACTTAGAAATCTACTTTGATTATTTTGCTCAATGCGGTGAAGCCGCTAAAACCGCAGTGGAAGCCTATCGCCAAGCCTGCAAAAACGTGCATCAATGCGTCTATCAGGCTCGCAGCCAGTACGATCGGATGGTGAATGAGGTGAATACGCAACTTCAACAAACCTGGGATCGCTGGCAGATGCGGATGCAGAAGATATCGCCTCATTACTGCGACTGCGAACTCACTGACGGCATCGATCACATGATTTATACCGGGGCTTCCATCGATCCAAAGTTTACCCCGTTTCACCTGCACAGCCTGCGCTACGAACAACTGCGGGCGGTGTGCGAATGCGCTCGAACGGCTCTCAAAATCCAAGCCCAGTATGATACACAGTTAGAGTTGACGCATTTGGTACTCGCGCAAGATATTACCGTCGATATTATTCACGATGAGAAAACGGAAAAAACCTTTGACGTGCGCGGAACGCGGGATACTCGTTATGAAATTGTCAAAAAACGCATTGATAAAGCCTTAGATTCAAGCTCGCGCGATCGCATTACCCAACCTCGGATGCTAACGATCGTCTACTCCACCGAGGAAGAATGGCAAGAATATCAGCAATACTTGCAATATCTGATTCGAGAAAGTTGGTTAGCCCCTGAAATTGAATCAGGGGCAGTTGAATCGCTTCAAGGCGTTGAGGGTTTAAAGTTCGCTCGCGTGCGGATTTTGCCAGAGAACCCCTAA
- a CDS encoding thiol-disulfide oxidoreductase DCC family protein, with product MRYHVIYDSTCNLCSNWVQILETLDQGKQFDYIPMQDAIAIAQFGITPQDCEQGVILIDAQSPQRRWQGSEAAEEVGRLLPMGEVLVQAYRTLPGVKWLGDRAYEQIRDNRYAWFGKCSTPYQSRYPACASQLNNSNT from the coding sequence ATGCGCTACCACGTTATTTATGACAGCACCTGCAATTTATGCTCGAATTGGGTGCAGATTTTGGAAACTTTAGACCAGGGGAAGCAGTTTGATTATATCCCGATGCAAGATGCGATCGCGATCGCCCAATTTGGCATTACCCCCCAAGACTGCGAACAAGGCGTTATTCTGATAGATGCTCAATCTCCCCAACGGCGATGGCAGGGAAGCGAAGCCGCCGAAGAAGTCGGGCGACTGCTACCAATGGGGGAAGTCTTGGTACAAGCGTACCGCACCTTACCGGGCGTAAAATGGTTAGGCGATCGCGCCTACGAACAAATTCGCGACAACCGTTACGCCTGGTTTGGCAAATGCAGCACCCCCTACCAAAGCCGCTACCCCGCTTGTGCTTCGCAGTTAAATAACTCAAACACCTGA
- a CDS encoding histidine kinase, which translates to MAVSFHIIVEGNPAILYASRNGAPAKVLPRLNRFLETFWQERDTAGEYCDTPECLLAQVIVRFGFEICEDDFSNLRVGLKYYPDVDYLYLIAPDFKVSVWVPEDAYRQDPSIGLKGCRQESAVTLQS; encoded by the coding sequence ATGGCTGTCTCCTTTCATATCATCGTAGAAGGCAATCCGGCGATTCTCTATGCCAGTAGAAATGGCGCTCCTGCTAAGGTTCTTCCTCGCTTAAACCGATTTCTAGAAACATTTTGGCAAGAGCGAGATACGGCTGGTGAATACTGCGATACGCCTGAGTGTTTATTGGCTCAAGTTATCGTGCGATTTGGCTTTGAAATTTGCGAAGATGACTTTTCTAACCTCCGCGTGGGGTTGAAATACTATCCTGATGTTGATTACCTTTACCTGATTGCTCCTGACTTCAAAGTTAGCGTCTGGGTACCTGAAGACGCCTACCGCCAAGATCCAAGCATCGGTTTAAAGGGCTGTCGCCAAGAGTCAGCCGTCACGCTGCAATCTTAG